The Enterococcus sp. 7F3_DIV0205 genome has a window encoding:
- a CDS encoding Asp23/Gls24 family envelope stress response protein has protein sequence MTEEKNLVINTKDSLGEIVIAPEVIEVIIGIAASKVDGVYGMRGTFANNVTEFLGRAAHGKGVYLRAEEEGLKVDIYCYLNYGISVPKVALEMQDRVKQQVLFMTDIDLVEVNIHVVAVVPEKLPEPDFDELFPEDEGENE, from the coding sequence ATGACTGAAGAAAAAAACCTAGTGATCAATACAAAAGATTCTTTAGGCGAAATCGTTATTGCGCCGGAGGTAATTGAAGTCATTATTGGTATTGCAGCATCTAAAGTCGATGGCGTATATGGTATGCGTGGAACATTTGCTAATAATGTAACAGAGTTTCTAGGCCGTGCTGCTCACGGTAAAGGCGTTTATTTAAGAGCGGAAGAAGAAGGCTTAAAAGTTGATATTTACTGTTACTTAAACTATGGCATCTCAGTACCTAAGGTAGCTTTAGAAATGCAAGATCGAGTGAAACAGCAAGTGCTGTTTATGACAGACATCGATTTAGTGGAAGTAAATATTCATGTAGTGGCAGTAGTTCCAGAGAAACTACCTGAACCAGATTTTGATGAATTATTCCCGGAAGATGAGGGAGAAAATGAGTAA
- a CDS encoding arginine repressor, producing MRKKDRHRLITRLLADKNIQKQEDFVTYLQEKGIEVTQATISRDIKEMKLIKVPSIDGGYRYSIPAETKEDTSVKLEKLMKDAFVSVDQMEKQVILRTIPGNAAAASNLIEKHYKEIVFAALNDDDSVLIIARTEKDAEFLKNEFFRYL from the coding sequence ATGAGGAAAAAAGATCGGCATCGTCTGATTACTCGTTTATTAGCTGATAAAAATATCCAGAAACAAGAAGACTTTGTTACTTACCTGCAAGAAAAAGGAATAGAAGTGACACAAGCAACGATTTCTCGAGATATCAAAGAGATGAAACTGATTAAAGTACCGTCCATAGATGGTGGCTATCGTTATAGTATTCCGGCAGAAACAAAGGAAGATACGTCTGTAAAATTAGAAAAGCTAATGAAAGATGCTTTTGTTTCGGTTGATCAAATGGAAAAGCAAGTTATTTTGCGTACTATACCAGGGAACGCTGCGGCAGCATCGAATTTAATAGAGAAGCACTATAAAGAGATCGTCTTTGCAGCACTCAATGACGATGATAGTGTATTGATCATTGCTCGCACTGAAAAAGATGCTGAATTTTTAAAAAATGAATTTTTCCGCTATTTATAA
- a CDS encoding DUF4044 domain-containing protein — protein MNDKKTSTFSKVTKVVVWLMLIAIAGSTILTAIMSLR, from the coding sequence ATGAACGATAAAAAGACAAGCACGTTTTCTAAAGTCACTAAAGTCGTTGTTTGGTTGATGCTAATCGCCATTGCCGGCTCAACAATACTGACTGCTATAATGAGTTTAAGATAA
- a CDS encoding TlyA family RNA methyltransferase — translation MKKERVDILAFTQGLFETREKAKRAVMAGLVYNDKNERLDKPGEKILLETPLHVKGQTLAYVSRGGLKLEKALEVFEIDVTDKTMLDIGASTGGFTDVALQNGARLSYALDVGYNQLAWKIRQDERVVVMERTNFRYSKPEDFQEGIPDIATIDVSFISLKLILPPLHEILKTGGKVVALIKPQFEAGKELVGKKGIVREPETHKFVLKDILSFAQGHGYSVSGLDYSPITGGEGNIEFLAYLTSRDGSEIQDLTTEINTVVEAAHKKLKS, via the coding sequence ATGAAAAAAGAGCGCGTAGATATTTTAGCGTTTACCCAAGGATTATTTGAAACAAGAGAAAAAGCCAAACGTGCAGTGATGGCTGGACTAGTTTACAACGATAAAAATGAACGATTGGACAAGCCAGGAGAAAAAATTTTGCTTGAGACGCCTTTGCATGTAAAAGGGCAGACACTAGCCTATGTTTCTCGCGGTGGTTTGAAGTTGGAGAAAGCTCTGGAAGTTTTTGAAATTGATGTAACGGATAAAACCATGCTGGATATTGGAGCATCTACTGGAGGATTTACAGATGTTGCTCTACAAAATGGCGCTCGCTTGAGCTATGCGCTAGATGTTGGTTACAATCAATTAGCGTGGAAGATTCGTCAAGATGAACGAGTAGTTGTGATGGAACGGACGAATTTTAGATACAGTAAGCCAGAGGATTTTCAAGAAGGTATTCCAGATATTGCAACGATCGATGTCTCATTTATTTCTTTGAAATTGATTTTACCCCCGTTGCATGAAATTTTAAAAACTGGTGGTAAAGTAGTCGCTTTGATTAAACCCCAATTTGAAGCAGGTAAAGAGTTAGTCGGCAAAAAAGGGATCGTTCGTGAACCTGAGACCCATAAATTTGTTTTAAAGGATATTCTGTCTTTTGCACAAGGACATGGGTATTCAGTCAGCGGATTGGATTATTCACCTATTACTGGTGGAGAAGGAAATATCGAATTTTTAGCTTATTTAACTTCACGAGATGGCTCAGAAATTCAAGATCTTACAACAGAGATCAACACAGTTGTTGAAGCGGCTCACAAGAAATTGAAAAGCTAA
- a CDS encoding M24 family metallopeptidase: MMVRVNKLRELMRKNDLSGFLITSPYNLRYLTNFTGTTGLAVITLDKAFFVTDFRYTEQAAEQAQGFEIVQNTGPIYDEVVAIAEKEQLENMAFEETFVSFAEYSLLEEITPCDLIPVAGLIEELREVKDEEEIAIIEKACSIADLGFKHILTVIKPGMTEIEIANQLDFYMRSLGASGVSFETIVASGVRSAMPHGVASEKIIEKGDLITLDFGCYYQGYVSDMTRTFAIGEPNSKLKDIYQIVLEAQLKVLDEAKPGLTGIQLDTIARDHIASYGYGEAFGHSTGHGIGLEIHEGPNVSFRADKQFVPGNVITDEPGIYLAGLGGVRIEDDLLITKEGNRVLTHSPKELIIL; this comes from the coding sequence ATGATGGTAAGAGTTAATAAATTAAGAGAATTAATGCGAAAAAATGATCTTTCGGGATTTTTGATCACAAGTCCGTACAATTTACGCTATTTAACAAATTTTACTGGTACAACTGGGCTCGCTGTGATTACTTTAGATAAAGCTTTTTTTGTAACAGATTTTCGGTATACAGAACAAGCAGCAGAGCAAGCACAAGGCTTTGAGATTGTTCAAAATACTGGTCCAATTTATGATGAAGTAGTAGCGATTGCAGAAAAAGAACAATTAGAAAATATGGCATTTGAAGAAACCTTTGTTAGTTTTGCAGAATATAGCTTACTAGAAGAAATCACGCCATGTGACTTAATTCCAGTAGCAGGTTTGATCGAAGAGCTGCGTGAAGTTAAAGATGAAGAAGAAATTGCTATTATCGAAAAAGCCTGCAGCATTGCAGATCTTGGTTTTAAGCACATTTTAACAGTTATCAAACCGGGCATGACAGAAATTGAGATTGCGAACCAATTAGATTTTTATATGCGATCTTTAGGAGCTTCTGGTGTATCTTTTGAAACAATCGTTGCAAGTGGTGTTCGCTCCGCGATGCCTCATGGTGTGGCAAGTGAAAAAATCATCGAAAAAGGTGATTTGATCACGTTGGATTTCGGTTGTTATTATCAAGGATATGTTTCAGATATGACTAGAACTTTTGCAATCGGCGAACCGAACAGCAAATTAAAAGACATTTATCAAATCGTTTTAGAAGCACAATTAAAAGTGTTGGACGAAGCTAAACCAGGACTAACTGGGATTCAGCTTGATACGATTGCTCGTGATCACATTGCTTCTTATGGATATGGTGAAGCGTTTGGCCATAGTACAGGTCATGGAATCGGTTTAGAAATCCACGAAGGGCCAAATGTTTCCTTTAGAGCAGATAAACAATTTGTACCTGGGAATGTAATCACTGATGAACCTGGTATCTATTTAGCAGGTCTTGGCGGTGTCAGAATCGAGGATGATCTATTGATTACGAAAGAAGGAAATCGCGTCCTAACACACTCACCTAAAGAATTAATAATATTGTAA
- a CDS encoding DUF3397 domain-containing protein: MVSFSVIMLFWYVFPVIVLFACNFIISTFSLTERFKVKAPDISIPFLFIGLNELSKDSYGQSIVPYMVISVLLLGICVAVFQAYYYGEILYGRYFKMFWRLVFLLSLILYAVLILLNIVHYFS, from the coding sequence ATGGTGTCGTTTTCAGTCATTATGCTTTTTTGGTATGTTTTTCCAGTTATTGTCTTATTTGCGTGTAATTTTATTATCTCAACGTTTTCGTTGACAGAGCGTTTTAAGGTGAAAGCGCCGGATATTTCAATTCCATTTTTATTCATAGGACTAAATGAATTGTCAAAAGATAGTTATGGGCAATCGATTGTTCCCTACATGGTTATTTCAGTTTTACTCTTAGGGATTTGCGTAGCAGTATTTCAAGCATATTATTATGGCGAGATCTTATATGGTAGATATTTTAAGATGTTTTGGCGCTTAGTGTTTCTTTTGAGCTTAATTTTATATGCAGTACTGATTTTACTGAATATTGTTCATTACTTTTCATAA
- the nusB gene encoding transcription antitermination factor NusB: MSKPSFTRHEIREKALQALFPLDFNVDLTKQDAISYALELDNQEIISEDGEEFVPTYLDLLVGGVCDRKAELDEIIKKHLGNNWSISRIAKMDLIILRMAIFEMLYVGDVPNTVALDEAIELAKKYSDDRSRKFVNGVLANVMKDIDSK, encoded by the coding sequence ATGAGTAAGCCAAGTTTCACTCGTCACGAGATTCGTGAAAAAGCGCTTCAAGCGTTATTTCCTTTAGACTTTAATGTTGACTTAACCAAACAAGATGCGATTTCTTATGCGTTGGAGTTAGATAACCAAGAAATCATTAGTGAAGATGGGGAAGAGTTTGTCCCAACTTACTTAGATTTATTGGTAGGCGGCGTTTGTGATCGAAAAGCAGAACTTGACGAGATCATCAAAAAACATTTAGGAAACAACTGGTCGATTTCGCGTATTGCTAAGATGGATCTGATCATTTTACGTATGGCTATTTTTGAAATGCTATATGTTGGTGATGTACCTAATACAGTTGCTTTAGATGAAGCAATTGAATTAGCTAAAAAGTATAGTGATGACCGTTCAAGAAAATTCGTAAATGGTGTTTTAGCCAATGTAATGAAAGATATTGATTCAAAGTAG
- a CDS encoding bifunctional methylenetetrahydrofolate dehydrogenase/methenyltetrahydrofolate cyclohydrolase: MGELINGRELADKMQAQIKEEVQELEKKGIRPGLVVLLVGENPASQTYVKNKDLAAAKIGIRSKIERLPETISEADLLAVIEQYNQDPDYHGILVQLPLPKHIDEEKVLLAVDPKKDVDGFHPMNMGQLFIGEPTMIPCTPYGIMKMFEAYDIDLEGKRAVVIGRSNIVGKPMAQLLMMKNATVTIAHSRTVDLPAVAREADILVVAIGRGHFVTKEFVKPGAVVIDVGMNRDENGKLIGDVKFDEVSPIASFITPVPKGVGPMTITMLMYQTVEAAKKQK, translated from the coding sequence ATGGGAGAGTTAATCAATGGCCGCGAACTAGCAGATAAAATGCAGGCGCAAATCAAAGAAGAAGTGCAAGAACTTGAAAAAAAAGGTATCCGTCCTGGTTTAGTTGTTTTATTAGTGGGTGAAAATCCAGCAAGTCAAACATATGTAAAAAACAAAGATTTAGCTGCGGCTAAGATTGGTATTCGCTCGAAAATAGAACGTCTGCCTGAAACGATTTCAGAAGCAGATCTTTTAGCTGTGATCGAACAATATAATCAAGATCCAGACTACCACGGAATACTAGTTCAATTACCGTTGCCAAAACACATTGATGAAGAAAAAGTATTATTGGCTGTTGATCCTAAAAAAGATGTTGATGGTTTTCACCCAATGAACATGGGACAATTATTCATTGGTGAGCCGACGATGATCCCATGTACTCCGTATGGTATTATGAAAATGTTTGAAGCGTATGATATCGATCTAGAAGGCAAACGTGCCGTTGTGATCGGTCGAAGTAATATAGTTGGAAAACCAATGGCACAGCTTTTAATGATGAAAAATGCGACAGTTACGATTGCTCACTCAAGAACTGTAGATCTACCAGCGGTTGCTAGAGAAGCAGATATTTTAGTTGTTGCAATTGGCCGTGGCCACTTTGTGACAAAAGAATTTGTTAAACCAGGTGCAGTTGTGATCGACGTTGGCATGAATCGAGATGAGAATGGCAAGTTGATCGGTGATGTGAAATTTGATGAAGTGTCACCTATTGCAAGTTTTATCACGCCGGTACCCAAAGGCGTTGGCCCAATGACGATCACGATGTTGATGTACCAAACAGTAGAGGCCGCTAAAAAACAAAAGTAA
- a CDS encoding exodeoxyribonuclease VII small subunit: MAKEKAVEKTFEESLTELEEIVQRLERGDVPLEEALAAFQEGMVLSKQCQDTLEKAEKTLTKVMTENNQEVAFEESEEN; encoded by the coding sequence ATGGCCAAAGAAAAAGCAGTCGAAAAAACATTTGAAGAATCATTAACTGAGTTAGAGGAAATAGTTCAGCGTTTAGAGCGTGGAGATGTCCCCTTAGAAGAAGCCTTAGCCGCTTTTCAAGAAGGGATGGTTTTAAGCAAGCAGTGTCAAGATACGTTAGAAAAAGCTGAAAAGACACTGACAAAAGTCATGACAGAAAATAATCAAGAAGTCGCTTTTGAAGAAAGTGAGGAAAATTGA
- a CDS encoding polyprenyl synthetase family protein, with translation MEAFNDFRKQSLPLIEKEMENFINEYTANDHLKTAMLYSIHAGGKRFRPLLVLAVIRSFNKKVQIHDYQVAAALEMIHTYSLIHDDLPAMDDDDLRRGKATNHKVFGEAHAILAGDGLLTAAFQLIAISQIESNQKVLLIQLLSKAAGTQGMVAGQAGDLQGEERSLSLNELADVHEKKTGALIEFALLAGGILAEQPKEVVDLLGRFAQHLGLAFQIKDDLLDATSSEEELGKQVGRDEVLNKSTYPSLLGLDGAKQALDEQLEKGRSTLETIKQTSSEFHLELLLELLEQLQLG, from the coding sequence ATGGAAGCTTTCAATGATTTTCGTAAGCAGAGTTTGCCGCTTATTGAAAAAGAAATGGAAAATTTTATCAATGAATATACTGCAAATGACCACTTAAAAACGGCGATGTTATACTCCATTCATGCGGGAGGCAAACGATTTCGTCCACTTTTAGTATTAGCTGTGATTCGTTCCTTTAATAAAAAAGTACAGATTCATGATTACCAAGTCGCTGCAGCTTTAGAAATGATACACACATATTCGTTGATTCATGATGATCTGCCAGCAATGGATGATGACGACCTACGTCGTGGTAAAGCAACCAATCATAAAGTATTTGGTGAAGCACATGCGATTTTAGCTGGCGATGGGTTACTTACCGCCGCTTTTCAATTAATCGCTATTAGTCAAATTGAGTCGAACCAAAAAGTTTTGTTGATTCAGTTGCTGAGTAAAGCGGCAGGTACCCAAGGAATGGTTGCAGGACAGGCAGGAGATTTACAGGGAGAAGAGCGCTCATTATCCTTAAATGAGTTGGCGGATGTCCATGAAAAGAAGACGGGAGCCTTGATTGAGTTTGCGCTTTTAGCTGGTGGGATTTTAGCAGAACAACCAAAAGAAGTCGTTGACTTATTGGGTAGATTTGCGCAGCATTTAGGTTTAGCTTTTCAAATCAAAGACGATTTGCTGGATGCAACTAGTTCAGAAGAAGAATTAGGGAAGCAAGTTGGTCGAGATGAAGTTTTAAACAAGAGCACTTATCCAAGTTTACTTGGATTAGACGGCGCAAAACAAGCACTGGACGAACAATTAGAAAAAGGGCGCAGTACCCTAGAAACAATAAAACAGACAAGCTCGGAATTTCATTTGGAATTATTACTAGAATTATTAGAACAATTGCAGTTAGGATAG
- the recN gene encoding DNA repair protein RecN — translation MLQELSVNNFAIISSLQLEFQMGMTVLTGETGAGKSIIIDAMGLLTGGRGSSDYIRQGASKCTLEGLFTMPKNQELVNILEELGIETDEESIVIQRDISTSGKNVCRVNGRIINIANLRKIGEFLVDIHGQNEHQELMQSEKHLGMLDDFGGKELFKIKEQYEGIYSEYRLIEKKVRNRQKNEKEFAQRMDMLQFQSDEIATAELVLGEEEQLIEERNKLGNFQKIADALAASYEAVNGDGDSSLDKIGYAMNELLSIEMLDPEYKAISEAVQNSYYLLQEASGDLSRHIDSLELDENRLNEVETRLELIRQMKRKYGESIESILDYYQEITQELADADFLEGRTGELETLLVEKKNQVIEKGLQLREIRKKIAKKLEKNILKELKELYMERTEFDIRFTELPEEQFTEEGLEQVEFYITTNPGEPLKPLVRVASGGELSRVMLALKTIFSKSQGITSIVFDEVDTGVSGRVAQAIADKIYQISEDSQVLCITHLPQVAAVADYQYFIEKEIIGERTETKVRRLKEDERVAEIARMLSGSEITKLTVEHAKELLNMAGNERRG, via the coding sequence ATGCTGCAAGAACTTTCTGTTAATAATTTTGCGATCATATCTTCTTTACAATTAGAATTTCAGATGGGAATGACTGTTCTAACTGGAGAAACCGGTGCTGGGAAATCAATTATTATTGATGCGATGGGATTATTGACGGGTGGTCGAGGATCGAGTGATTACATTCGTCAAGGCGCTTCTAAATGTACTTTGGAAGGTCTTTTCACAATGCCGAAAAATCAAGAATTAGTTAATATTCTGGAAGAATTAGGGATTGAGACAGATGAAGAATCAATTGTGATTCAGCGAGATATCTCAACCTCAGGTAAGAATGTCTGTCGAGTTAATGGCAGAATCATCAATATCGCAAATTTACGAAAAATCGGTGAATTTTTAGTAGATATCCACGGTCAGAACGAACATCAAGAATTGATGCAGAGTGAGAAACACTTAGGGATGTTGGATGATTTTGGTGGCAAAGAGCTATTTAAGATAAAAGAGCAGTATGAAGGGATTTACTCAGAATATCGCTTGATTGAAAAAAAGGTTAGAAATAGACAGAAAAATGAAAAAGAATTTGCGCAACGAATGGATATGTTGCAGTTTCAAAGTGATGAGATTGCTACAGCTGAACTTGTTTTAGGTGAAGAAGAGCAATTGATCGAAGAACGAAATAAGCTAGGGAATTTCCAAAAAATTGCGGATGCTTTAGCTGCGAGCTATGAAGCAGTCAATGGGGATGGCGACAGCAGTTTAGACAAGATTGGTTATGCGATGAATGAATTACTATCGATCGAGATGCTTGATCCAGAATATAAAGCGATATCGGAAGCCGTTCAAAATAGTTATTATCTGTTACAAGAAGCTAGTGGCGATTTATCTCGACACATCGATAGTTTAGAATTAGATGAAAACCGATTGAACGAAGTGGAAACTAGACTGGAACTTATTCGGCAGATGAAAAGAAAGTATGGCGAATCGATTGAATCTATTCTTGATTACTATCAGGAAATCACACAAGAATTAGCTGATGCTGATTTTTTGGAAGGTCGAACTGGTGAGTTAGAAACGCTATTAGTCGAAAAGAAAAATCAAGTCATTGAAAAAGGGTTGCAATTACGAGAAATCAGAAAAAAAATTGCTAAAAAACTGGAAAAAAACATCTTAAAAGAATTAAAAGAATTGTATATGGAGCGGACGGAATTTGATATCCGTTTTACAGAATTACCAGAGGAACAGTTCACAGAAGAAGGCCTGGAGCAAGTTGAATTTTATATCACAACGAATCCAGGAGAACCGTTAAAACCTCTTGTAAGAGTAGCTTCGGGTGGAGAACTATCACGTGTGATGTTGGCATTGAAAACAATTTTTTCTAAATCACAAGGAATTACTAGTATTGTTTTTGATGAAGTGGATACTGGGGTCAGTGGGCGAGTTGCACAAGCAATCGCAGATAAAATCTATCAGATTTCTGAAGATTCACAAGTGCTATGTATCACGCATCTCCCTCAAGTAGCAGCTGTGGCAGATTATCAATATTTTATCGAAAAAGAAATTATTGGTGAGCGAACAGAAACGAAAGTTAGAAGACTGAAAGAAGACGAACGAGTAGCAGAAATTGCCCGTATGCTATCAGGTAGTGAGATTACTAAGTTGACGGTCGAACATGCAAAAGAATTATTGAATATGGCTGGAAACGAACGTAGAGGCTAG
- a CDS encoding metallophosphoesterase, translated as MKKRYFFYLFLLAMIGMILYAFFIEPKRIVTHNYTIGNNDGQKPIKIVQLSDIHIQEKYPVSHLEKIVTKVNNEKPDIILFTGDLFDNYAEYGPTEEVITALGRLTAPLGKYAVWGNHDYGGGAARIYPEILAAADFQLLENSGVNVPVSNEKSIYIGGLDDSMLGNSLIDDTLAARQSDYTILLSHEPDKADEVLDHDIQLILSGHSHGGQVRLPFFAIKNVMAEKYFEGFYTLANDTTLYVNTGLGTTKIPVRFRVPPEIAVFDLYV; from the coding sequence ATGAAAAAACGCTACTTTTTTTATTTATTTTTATTAGCCATGATCGGCATGATTCTCTATGCTTTTTTTATAGAACCGAAAAGAATTGTCACCCATAACTACACTATAGGAAACAACGATGGACAAAAGCCGATTAAAATCGTTCAACTTTCTGATATTCATATTCAGGAAAAATATCCTGTTTCACATTTAGAAAAAATCGTAACAAAAGTCAATAACGAAAAACCAGATATTATTTTGTTTACTGGCGATTTATTTGATAATTATGCCGAATATGGCCCAACAGAAGAGGTCATTACTGCATTAGGTCGACTAACTGCTCCTTTAGGAAAATATGCCGTTTGGGGCAATCATGATTATGGCGGTGGCGCTGCTCGGATTTATCCTGAGATTTTAGCAGCAGCGGATTTTCAATTACTTGAAAATTCTGGCGTAAATGTGCCAGTTTCGAACGAAAAATCAATCTACATTGGCGGTTTAGATGATTCAATGTTAGGAAATTCTTTGATTGATGATACCTTAGCCGCTCGTCAAAGTGACTATACTATTTTACTAAGCCACGAACCTGACAAAGCAGATGAAGTACTCGATCACGATATTCAGTTAATTTTATCTGGTCATAGTCATGGTGGGCAAGTGAGATTACCTTTTTTTGCGATCAAAAATGTCATGGCTGAAAAATATTTTGAAGGCTTTTATACTTTAGCGAATGACACAACTTTGTACGTTAATACAGGTTTAGGCACAACAAAAATCCCAGTTCGTTTCAGAGTTCCACCAGAAATTGCTGTATTTGACCTTTATGTTTAG
- a CDS encoding magnesium transporter CorA family protein, whose protein sequence is MINYLKIEQGMLVPSQTDTDETVWLSVEKPTEEEINQLVTTYKLPKDYITGVLDDNENSRFEGLHQNTLEQPALMLLQYPHATISPSGYTQLDTFPFAIILTTDGKVITVINNSADFLKQIFTQAVPDSDLPIQETLILYLSWQISTCYNRFLKELIKQTNKLEGELKVSTENSQLYQMMDIQKSLVYFESAINSNLEVLNMLYNARIFTDPRAHLPRLHDILVETKQAATTTKIQLKLVDKVSDTFSAIVSNNLNNVMKILTSLTIVLTIPTIIGGIFGMNVKLPFANREDAFFWIFIVTTATCIFVIRRLKKRNLL, encoded by the coding sequence TTGATCAATTATTTAAAAATAGAACAGGGTATGTTGGTTCCTTCTCAAACTGACACAGATGAAACAGTCTGGCTCTCTGTAGAAAAACCAACTGAAGAAGAAATCAACCAATTAGTCACGACCTATAAACTCCCTAAAGATTATATCACAGGTGTACTGGATGATAACGAAAATTCTCGATTTGAAGGGTTGCATCAAAACACTTTAGAACAACCTGCTTTGATGCTACTTCAATATCCTCACGCAACAATCAGTCCTAGTGGGTATACGCAGCTAGATACGTTCCCATTCGCGATTATTTTAACGACAGATGGAAAAGTGATCACAGTTATCAATAATTCAGCTGATTTCTTAAAACAAATCTTTACCCAAGCTGTCCCCGATAGTGACTTACCTATCCAAGAAACTTTGATCCTATATTTATCATGGCAAATATCAACCTGTTACAACCGTTTTTTAAAAGAACTAATCAAACAAACGAATAAACTCGAAGGTGAATTAAAAGTTTCAACCGAAAATAGTCAACTATATCAAATGATGGATATTCAAAAAAGTTTAGTCTATTTTGAGTCTGCCATAAATTCTAATTTAGAGGTTCTAAATATGCTATACAACGCCAGGATCTTTACAGACCCTAGAGCTCACCTACCACGACTCCATGATATTTTGGTAGAAACAAAGCAAGCCGCAACAACTACTAAAATTCAGCTCAAACTTGTTGATAAAGTTAGCGATACCTTCTCAGCAATTGTTTCTAATAACCTGAACAATGTAATGAAAATCTTAACTTCTCTAACGATCGTTCTAACAATCCCTACGATTATTGGCGGGATCTTTGGTATGAATGTAAAATTACCTTTCGCTAATCGAGAAGATGCCTTTTTCTGGATCTTTATCGTTACGACCGCAACCTGTATTTTTGTGATTCGACGGCTAAAAAAACGAAACCTTTTGTAA
- the xseA gene encoding exodeoxyribonuclease VII large subunit yields the protein MEQQYLTVTALTKYLKRKFDADPYLERVYLTGEISNFRLRPNAHQYFSLKDDGAKISAIMFKSAFQKLKFQPKEGMKVLLVGRVSLYESGGSYQIYVEHMEPDGVGALYQALAELREKLGKEGLFEGPKKILPRYPKRIAVVTSPSGAVIRDIITTVKRRYPIAQLVLFPTLVQGDQAADDIVRNIQRIEELGTFDTMIIGRGGGSIEDLWPFNEERVARAIYEAKTPVISSVGHETDVTIADMVADVRAATPTAAAELAVPVLNEELLKIQERQTRLEQSFLYQLQQKNDRYQRLKNSYVFKQPNRLYEGQTIKLDRITQRLIQSMETVYHHKQRSAQEIIAQFRQQTPQGQIREGQQQLKFLNKSLHDRMEQYMKDKEKRFTSAVQQLDLLSPLKIMGRGYSYTTKEQQVIKSVNELKSKDKIQIHYVDGVVDTVIDKISPAEEE from the coding sequence ATGGAGCAGCAATATTTAACAGTTACTGCCTTAACCAAATATTTAAAACGCAAATTTGATGCTGATCCATACTTGGAACGGGTTTATTTGACGGGAGAAATTTCTAATTTTCGTCTACGTCCGAACGCTCATCAGTATTTTAGTTTAAAAGATGATGGCGCAAAGATTTCGGCAATCATGTTTAAATCGGCTTTCCAAAAGCTTAAATTTCAACCAAAAGAAGGTATGAAAGTACTGTTGGTTGGGCGGGTGTCGTTATACGAAAGCGGAGGTTCTTACCAAATTTATGTAGAACACATGGAACCTGATGGCGTTGGTGCGTTATACCAAGCATTGGCGGAGTTACGTGAAAAACTAGGGAAAGAAGGGTTATTTGAAGGCCCTAAAAAAATATTACCGAGATATCCGAAACGGATTGCAGTTGTTACCAGCCCTAGCGGGGCGGTTATCCGCGATATCATTACAACTGTAAAACGAAGATACCCTATCGCGCAACTAGTGCTATTTCCAACGTTAGTACAAGGAGATCAGGCAGCTGATGACATTGTCCGCAATATTCAGCGTATTGAAGAATTGGGGACATTCGATACAATGATCATTGGTCGCGGTGGCGGCTCGATCGAAGATTTGTGGCCATTTAATGAAGAACGAGTTGCTAGAGCAATTTATGAAGCGAAAACGCCAGTGATTTCTTCAGTTGGACATGAGACGGATGTGACGATTGCTGATATGGTTGCCGATGTCAGAGCGGCGACACCGACCGCAGCAGCTGAATTAGCCGTCCCTGTATTGAATGAAGAGCTTTTAAAGATTCAAGAACGGCAAACGCGTTTAGAGCAAAGCTTTCTCTATCAACTACAACAAAAAAATGACCGTTATCAACGTTTGAAAAATTCTTATGTATTTAAACAGCCAAATCGCCTATATGAGGGGCAAACAATTAAATTAGATCGAATTACGCAGCGTTTGATACAATCTATGGAAACTGTTTATCACCACAAACAACGGTCCGCCCAAGAGATCATCGCGCAATTTAGACAACAAACCCCGCAAGGTCAAATCAGAGAAGGGCAGCAACAACTGAAGTTTTTGAACAAATCTCTTCATGATCGAATGGAACAATATATGAAAGATAAAGAAAAACGATTTACTTCTGCTGTTCAACAATTAGATTTGTTGAGCCCTTTAAAAATTATGGGTCGTGGGTATAGTTATACCACGAAAGAGCAACAAGTAATCAAATCAGTCAACGAACTGAAATCTAAAGACAAAATTCAAATCCATTATGTAGATGGTGTAGTAGATACGGTGATCGACAAAATATCACCTGCTGAAGAGGAGTAA